Proteins encoded in a region of the Oncorhynchus keta strain PuntledgeMale-10-30-2019 chromosome 3, Oket_V2, whole genome shotgun sequence genome:
- the LOC127914268 gene encoding LYR motif-containing protein 1-like, with product MRHVVKKLTAQQLTDQESIKKCLAECETRIEMAGLYYRNPYPRLIYLLIMGMATQKGRKLKAQQRMRKQASQFTYRHMRTADTTAYTR from the exons ATGCGACATGTTGTCAAAAAGCTAACAGCACAGCAG TTGACAGATCAGGAATCAATAAAGAAGTGCTTAGCAGAATGTGAGACAAGGATAGAAATGG CAGGTCTTTATTACAGGAATCCTTATCCAAGACTT ATCTACCTGCTTATAATGGGAATGGCAACCCAGAAAGGCAGGAAGCTGAAAGCACAGCAACGCATGAGGAAGCAGGCCAGCCAGTTTACTTACCGTCACATGAGGACAGCTGATACTACAGCTTATACTAGATGA
- the dcun1d3 gene encoding DCN1-like protein 3 — protein MGQCVTKCKNPSSSLGSKSGDKEQGSKSHHKKGGGGGGHKEEPGTVCRKTSSEHMFNGTKTAMEVTVETTVIPASAMLGDLRKEDRLVADREGPSLLRIEELFCCYKDPHEDAILEEGMEGFCNDLCVDPAEFRVLVLAWKFQAATMCKFTRKEFVDGCRAIQADSLEGICSRFSCMLLEAQGEESFKDLYRFTFQFGLDAEEGQRSLQRDIAIALWRLVFTQDTPAILEHWLDFLGENPSGVRGISRDTWNMFLNFTQAIGPDLSNYSEDEAWPSLFDTFVEWEMERRKQEAQEEQLKRAEEEERGCTETEGSPSSTDGLETESGWGSQTWVGH, from the exons atgggccAGTGCGTCACCAAGTGTAAGAACCCATCGTCCTCGCTCGGCAGCAAGAGTGGCGACAAGGAGCAGGGGTCCAAGTCCCACCACAAGAAAGGCGGCGGGGGAGGAGGGCACAAAGAGGAGCCTGGCACTGTGTGCAGAAAGACCTCCAGTGAGCACATGTTCAACGGCACCAAGACCGCCATGGAGGTTACCGTGGAGACCACGGTGATCCCTGCGTCAGCCATGCTGGGGGACCTGAGGAAGGAGGACCGCTTGGTGGCGGATAGGGAGGGGCCGTCCTTGCTGCGCATCGAGGAGCTCTTCTGCTGCTACAAGGACCCGCATGAGGATGCCATCTTGGAGGAGGGCATGGAGGGGTTCTGCAACGACCTGTGCGTGGACCCCGCCGAGTTCCGTGTGCTGGTCCTTGCCTGGAAGTTCCAGGCGGCCACCATGTGCAAGTTTACAAG GAAGGAGTTTGTGGATGGATGCAGGGCGATCCAGGCGGACAGTCTGGAGGGCATCTGCTCCCGGTTCTCCTGCATGCTGCTGGAGGCACAGGGCGAGGAGAGCTTCAAGGACCTGTACCGCTTCACCTTCCAGTTCGGCCTTGATGCCGAGGAGGGCCAGCGCTCTCTTCAGCGCGACATCGCCATCGCTCTGTGGCGCCTGGTCTTCACGCAGGACACGCCGGCTATCCTTGAGCACTGGCTGGACTTCCTCGGCGAGAACCCGTCGGGCGTGCGGGGCATCTCTCGGGACACCTGGAACATGTTCCTCAACTTCACACAGGCCATCGGGCCGGACCTGAGCAACTACAGCGAGGACGAGGCCTGGCCCAGCCTCTTCGACACCTTCGTGGAGTGGGAGATGGAGCGCAGGAAACAGGAGGCACAGGAGGAGCAGTtgaagagggcagaggaggaggagaggggatgcaCTGAGACCGAGGGCTCTCCCTCCAGCACAGACGGACTTGAAACAGAGAGTGGATGGGGCTCACAGACCTGGGTGGGCCACTGA